The following is a genomic window from Sporocytophaga myxococcoides DSM 11118.
AGCATGTTTACCACTTCCCACTTCTTCTCCTTCATTTTCCATGTAAACTTTTCAACAGCTTTAATCCTTTGATCTACATGCATCATCGGCCACTCGCCTGTTCCATTTTTGTAGGCATTTGCCGCGGCATCCATAGCTTCAAATGCTTCCTTTTCCGTTAATAGAGGAAAGCTTCCTAACTCAACCTGAGTTAGGGTTCCATCTTTTTCTATACAAACAGGAGAAAAAACCTTTTGTGTTGCCCCTTCTGCATGCTTAATTTCTCCATTGATCAAATATTCCTTTTGGTGTAAAGGTCCGTTCAGTTTTACTGAAGCAGGTATATTTTCCTCTTTTGGAAAAAGATTTTCAAAATTCATATTGGTTTATTGTTATCTGTTTAGTTTCTCTATTTTTTATCCGATGCTACCACCACCGGTAATTTCAACTGATTAGTAACATCTATAATGCTGATAAGTTTTTGGACCTCAAGAGTTCTGTCCATTTTTAACACAATGGTTGGGTTTTCCAGCCCCTGTGTGGTGGATTCCAGTTGGTCTTTCAAGACATCAAAATTAACTTCATCCTTGCCTATATAGATCTTAGAATCTTTATCTACAGTAAGGTTTACCACCTGTCTAGGAATCGCAGCACCTGTCTTTGCTTGTGGTAGCAATACCTTAATTGCATCCGGACTTGCCAGAGTTGACAACATCAGAAAGAATACCAACAAGAAAAACATAATATCTGACAATGCTGCAGCTTCTACCGCAGCATGAGCCTTTTTACGCCTTTTGATCTTCATATACTGGTTTGTGTAGAATGTCAAGGAAATCGATAGCCTGAAGTTCCAGACTTGTTACATTTTTCTCAATCATAGTATTGAGCAAAGTGTAAAAAATATGGGCAATGATACCTACAATAAGGCCAGCTGAAGAAGTGATCATTTTCTGATAAATACCGTCAGCAATAACTCCGATACTTATATTGTCATTTGCAGCAATATCCTGGAATGTATGGATCATACCGAATACAGTACCAAGGAATCCTAACATCGGAGCTACCGCTGCAATTCCGACAAGTAATCCCATGTTTTTTTCCATTTTAGAAACTTCAACAGCTGCAACATTTTCCATTGCGCTTTCAATATCTCTGATAGATGAACCTAAACGGATGATCGCTTTTTCAAGCATTCTTGCAA
Proteins encoded in this region:
- a CDS encoding MotA/TolQ/ExbB proton channel family protein translates to MTIFLQMDSALVAATAASSTPKEGLSYLQLIMMGGLIMVPILILSLISFYIFIERYLYIKNNAQPDKGLLSIVKEKVQTGKTAEALRLCENSSLPVARMLEKAIIRLGSSIRDIESAMENVAAVEVSKMEKNMGLLVGIAAVAPMLGFLGTVFGMIHTFQDIAANDNISIGVIADGIYQKMITSSAGLIVGIIAHIFYTLLNTMIEKNVTSLELQAIDFLDILHKPVYEDQKA
- a CDS encoding ExbD/TolR family protein, with translation MKIKRRKKAHAAVEAAALSDIMFFLLVFFLMLSTLASPDAIKVLLPQAKTGAAIPRQVVNLTVDKDSKIYIGKDEVNFDVLKDQLESTTQGLENPTIVLKMDRTLEVQKLISIIDVTNQLKLPVVVASDKK